From a single Bacillus gobiensis genomic region:
- the sufD gene encoding Fe-S cluster assembly protein SufD, giving the protein MTSETKQSVDQAYIKGYSEKHQEPAWLTDFRLRALADAEHLPMPKPDKTNIKSWNFTSFDKHESEGAALESLQDLPDDIRSLVDVDNKNSILFIQRDNTTSYVSLPKEYEEQGVIFKDIQSAARENSDLVEKYYMKDGVKADEHKLTALHAALMNGGVFLYVPKNVEIKEPVQAVFTHESLDTTLFNHVLIVAEDNSAVTYVENYISTVNPKSAVFNIISEVITGANAKVSYGAVDYLSEGVTTYVNRRGVAKGRDSKIEWALGLMNDGDTISDNRTNLLGDGTIGDLKTVVVGRGNQKENFTTSIVHYGKHSEGYILKHGVMKDAASSIFNGIGKIEHGASKSNAEQESRVLMLSEKARGDANPILLIDEDDVTAGHAASVGRVDPIQLYYLMSRGIPKTEAERLVIHGFLAPVVKALPIEQVKTQLVSVIERKVR; this is encoded by the coding sequence ATGACATCAGAAACCAAGCAATCAGTCGATCAGGCATATATTAAAGGATATTCTGAAAAACACCAAGAGCCTGCTTGGCTTACGGATTTCCGTTTACGTGCACTTGCTGATGCGGAACATCTGCCAATGCCAAAGCCGGATAAAACCAATATTAAAAGCTGGAATTTCACAAGCTTTGACAAGCATGAATCAGAAGGAGCTGCACTGGAATCTCTGCAAGACCTGCCGGATGATATCCGTTCCTTGGTCGATGTGGATAATAAAAACAGCATCCTATTTATCCAAAGAGACAATACCACGTCTTACGTATCTCTTCCAAAAGAGTATGAAGAACAAGGTGTAATCTTCAAGGATATTCAATCTGCAGCTCGTGAGAACAGCGACTTGGTAGAAAAATATTATATGAAAGACGGCGTCAAAGCCGATGAACATAAATTAACAGCTCTTCACGCTGCATTAATGAACGGCGGAGTCTTTCTTTATGTACCAAAAAATGTAGAGATAAAAGAGCCTGTTCAAGCAGTTTTCACACATGAAAGTCTTGACACAACATTGTTTAATCACGTTCTTATCGTTGCTGAAGACAATAGTGCGGTCACTTATGTCGAAAACTATATCAGCACTGTCAATCCAAAATCGGCAGTGTTCAACATCATCTCCGAGGTCATTACAGGTGCCAATGCCAAGGTATCCTACGGAGCAGTTGACTATTTGTCTGAAGGTGTTACTACGTATGTCAATCGACGTGGTGTTGCCAAAGGACGGGACAGCAAAATCGAATGGGCACTTGGTTTAATGAATGACGGAGACACCATTTCGGACAATCGGACTAATCTTTTAGGCGACGGAACAATCGGTGATTTGAAAACAGTCGTCGTCGGAAGAGGGAACCAAAAAGAAAATTTCACGACAAGCATTGTCCATTATGGCAAGCATTCTGAAGGATATATTTTAAAGCATGGCGTTATGAAGGATGCGGCATCATCCATTTTTAACGGAATCGGAAAGATTGAACACGGAGCTTCAAAATCCAATGCAGAGCAAGAATCTCGTGTGTTAATGCTCAGTGAAAAAGCCAGAGGCGATGCCAACCCGATTCTTTTGATTGATGAAGATGACGTAACAGCGGGACATGCTGCATCTGTTGGTCGCGTAGACCCGATTCAGCTCTACTATTTGATGAGCCGGGGGATTCCAAAAACAGAAGCAGAACGTTTAGTCATTCACGGCTTTTTGGCACCTGTCGTAAAGGCACTTCCAATTGAACAGGTCAAAACACAGCTTGTCTCTGTAATTGAAAGGAAAGTGAGATAA
- the sufC gene encoding Fe-S cluster assembly ATPase SufC — translation MAASTLVIKDLHVEIDGKEILKGVNLEIKGGEFHAVMGPNGTGKSTLSAAIMGHPKYEVTQGSITLDGQDVLEMEVDERAKAGLFLAMQYPSEISGVTNADFLRSSINARREEGDEISLMKFIRKMDENMEFLDMDPDMAQRYLNEGFSGGEKKRNEILQLMMIEPKIAILDEIDSGLDIDALKVVSKGINKMRGEDFGCLIITHYQRLLNYITPDHVHIMMQGRVVKSGGAELAQRLEAEGYEWIKEELGIEDETIGQEA, via the coding sequence ATGGCTGCATCAACTTTAGTAATTAAAGATCTTCATGTCGAAATTGACGGGAAAGAGATCTTAAAAGGTGTAAACCTTGAAATAAAAGGTGGAGAATTTCATGCGGTAATGGGTCCGAACGGTACTGGTAAGTCAACCTTGTCTGCCGCTATTATGGGACACCCAAAATACGAAGTAACACAAGGAAGCATCACATTGGACGGACAAGATGTACTAGAGATGGAAGTAGATGAACGTGCCAAAGCCGGTTTATTTCTTGCCATGCAATATCCTAGTGAAATCAGCGGCGTGACAAATGCTGATTTTCTCCGTTCTTCAATTAATGCACGCCGCGAAGAAGGCGACGAAATTTCTCTTATGAAGTTCATCCGCAAAATGGATGAAAACATGGAGTTTCTAGATATGGATCCTGACATGGCTCAGCGCTATCTAAATGAAGGTTTTTCCGGCGGGGAGAAAAAACGCAATGAAATTCTACAACTAATGATGATTGAGCCAAAAATTGCAATCTTAGATGAAATCGACTCCGGATTGGATATTGATGCCCTTAAAGTCGTTTCAAAAGGCATTAACAAAATGCGTGGTGAAGATTTCGGTTGCTTAATTATCACTCACTATCAACGACTGCTTAACTACATCACTCCTGACCATGTGCATATCATGATGCAAGGCCGTGTTGTTAAATCAGGCGGTGCGGAATTGGCACAACGCCTTGAAGCAGAAGGTTACGAGTGGATTAAAGAAGAGCTTGGCATCGAAGACGAAACAATCGGTCAAGAAGCGTAA
- a CDS encoding carboxymuconolactone decarboxylase family protein: MNHHDTENHTEAALHDFKAGLGLFSKKMPLIAEKYNEFTEECFKEGVLSKKEKQLIALGISVFSQDEYCIVYHVKGCMDEGAAEDEILEAVSVAAAFGGGAAVSQAVTLVQESINDLKDSLH; the protein is encoded by the coding sequence ATGAATCATCATGATACGGAAAATCATACAGAAGCAGCACTGCATGATTTCAAAGCAGGATTAGGCCTTTTTTCAAAGAAAATGCCCTTGATTGCAGAAAAATACAATGAGTTCACTGAAGAGTGCTTTAAAGAGGGCGTTCTATCAAAAAAAGAAAAACAACTAATAGCACTTGGAATCAGCGTTTTTTCACAGGATGAATATTGTATTGTTTATCATGTGAAAGGGTGTATGGACGAAGGGGCAGCCGAGGACGAAATTCTTGAAGCGGTAAGTGTAGCTGCCGCATTTGGCGGAGGAGCAGCTGTAAGCCAAGCGGTAACGCTGGTTCAAGAAAGCATCAACGATCTTAAAGATTCACTGCATTAA
- the metQ gene encoding methionine ABC transporter substrate-binding lipoprotein MetQ, producing the protein MKKLILSALIFVFAGILTACGSNNAGDSNSKEIVVAATKTPHAELLEEAEPLLKEKGYTLKVETFSDYKMYNKALAEKEVDANFFQHIPYLEQEKKDNDYDLVNAGAIHLEPFGIYSKKVKSLNELPDGAKVILTNNVAEQGRMLAFLQKSGLIKLDSKVEAVNATEKDIVENKKNLKFEKIAPELTAKAYENNEADAVFINVNYAIQNKLNPKKDAIELESPENNPYANIIAVRKGDESSEKIKALLEALHSDEIKSFIDEKYNGSVLPVSE; encoded by the coding sequence ATGAAGAAACTAATTTTAAGTGCATTAATTTTTGTTTTTGCTGGCATTTTAACTGCTTGCGGTTCAAATAATGCAGGTGACTCAAACAGTAAAGAAATCGTTGTTGCAGCAACGAAAACACCTCATGCAGAACTTTTAGAAGAAGCGGAGCCCCTATTGAAAGAAAAGGGCTATACATTGAAGGTTGAAACGTTTAGCGACTATAAAATGTATAATAAAGCATTAGCTGAAAAAGAAGTAGATGCAAACTTTTTCCAACACATTCCGTACTTGGAGCAAGAAAAAAAGGATAATGATTACGACCTTGTAAATGCCGGTGCAATCCATCTTGAACCATTTGGTATCTATTCTAAAAAGGTTAAATCTTTAAACGAGCTTCCGGACGGAGCAAAAGTTATTTTGACAAACAACGTGGCTGAGCAAGGACGTATGCTTGCGTTTCTTCAAAAATCTGGATTAATTAAACTGGATTCCAAGGTGGAAGCAGTAAATGCAACAGAGAAAGATATAGTTGAGAATAAAAAAAACCTGAAATTCGAAAAAATTGCACCTGAATTAACCGCGAAGGCTTACGAAAACAATGAAGCCGATGCTGTATTCATTAATGTGAACTACGCGATTCAAAATAAATTAAATCCTAAAAAAGATGCAATTGAACTTGAATCACCAGAAAACAACCCTTATGCGAACATCATCGCCGTACGAAAAGGGGATGAATCGTCTGAAAAAATTAAAGCTTTGCTTGAAGCTTTGCATTCCGACGAAATTAAGAGCTTTATCGATGAGAAATACAACGGATCTGTACTTCCAGTATCAGAATAA
- a CDS encoding methionine ABC transporter permease: MFEKWFPNVDMEVLWNATYETIYMTIISLFIAFIIGVALGMLLFLTDKGNLWENKAINSLIAAVVNIFRSIPFIILIILLLGFTKFLVGTILGPIAALPALVIGSAPFYARLVEIALREVDKGVVEAAKSMGARTSTIIFKVYLPESMPALISGITVTAIALIGSTAIAGAIGAGGLGDLAYVEGYQSGNTDVTLAATVFILIIVFIIQLFGDLITNKIDKR, encoded by the coding sequence ATGTTTGAAAAATGGTTTCCAAACGTTGATATGGAGGTTCTCTGGAATGCAACGTATGAAACGATTTATATGACTATCATCTCGTTATTTATTGCCTTTATTATTGGAGTTGCCTTGGGAATGCTGCTTTTTTTGACAGATAAGGGGAACCTATGGGAAAACAAAGCGATCAACAGTCTGATCGCGGCAGTGGTTAATATTTTCAGGTCGATTCCATTTATTATTTTAATTATTTTATTGCTCGGCTTTACCAAGTTTTTAGTTGGCACGATTTTAGGCCCAATCGCTGCACTGCCAGCGCTCGTTATCGGATCGGCGCCATTTTATGCACGTTTAGTGGAAATCGCCTTGCGTGAAGTCGACAAAGGTGTCGTAGAGGCCGCAAAATCGATGGGAGCAAGAACATCCACGATAATTTTTAAAGTGTATCTTCCGGAATCCATGCCTGCACTTATTTCCGGTATCACTGTAACGGCTATCGCCTTAATTGGCTCAACTGCTATTGCGGGTGCAATCGGTGCAGGGGGATTGGGAGATCTTGCATATGTAGAAGGTTATCAGTCTGGCAATACAGATGTAACCTTAGCCGCGACTGTATTTATTTTAATCATCGTCTTTATTATTCAATTGTTCGGTGATTTGATAACTAATAAAATTGATAAACGATAA
- a CDS encoding methionine ABC transporter ATP-binding protein: protein MIKLINISKTYQTGHNKVHAVQNVDLSIEQGEIFGIIGYSGAGKSTLIRLLNGLELPTEGTVEVAGNPINKIKGNSLRKARQEIGMIFQHFNLLWSRTVKENISFPLEIAGVGAKKRNAKVNELIRLVGLEGKENAYPSQLSGGQKQRVGIARALANDPKVLLCDEATSALDPETTESILDLLSDINKRLGLTIVLITHEMHVIRKICHRVAVMDNGRVVEEGDVLKVFVTPKEQTTKRFVGQLTEPEETKEAIQHILRAKKSGKTVRLSFIGESAEQPLIAHMIRNFQVEVNILQGKITQTQEGSYGTLFIHIDGDAAEVNQVIEYIKTRQVEAEVISNV, encoded by the coding sequence CTGATTAAACTAATAAACATCTCTAAGACCTATCAGACGGGGCATAATAAAGTCCATGCCGTACAGAACGTTGATTTATCGATAGAACAAGGAGAAATATTTGGGATTATCGGCTACAGCGGTGCCGGCAAAAGTACGTTGATTCGCCTTTTAAATGGATTGGAACTGCCGACTGAGGGGACTGTTGAAGTCGCGGGCAATCCTATAAACAAAATCAAAGGAAATTCACTGCGTAAGGCGAGACAGGAAATCGGCATGATTTTTCAGCACTTTAATCTGCTGTGGTCCCGAACCGTTAAAGAAAATATTTCTTTTCCTCTTGAAATTGCGGGAGTAGGTGCAAAAAAAAGGAACGCCAAAGTAAACGAATTGATTCGCCTTGTCGGCTTAGAAGGCAAAGAAAATGCATACCCATCCCAGCTCAGCGGAGGGCAAAAACAAAGAGTCGGCATCGCCAGGGCTTTGGCTAACGATCCCAAGGTGCTTCTTTGTGATGAAGCGACTTCAGCTTTGGATCCGGAAACAACAGAGTCAATCCTGGACCTTCTGTCTGACATAAACAAAAGGCTCGGTTTGACCATCGTGTTGATTACCCACGAGATGCATGTCATCAGAAAAATTTGTCACAGAGTGGCTGTTATGGATAATGGCCGGGTAGTAGAAGAAGGAGACGTGCTCAAAGTATTCGTAACTCCGAAAGAACAAACGACGAAACGATTTGTTGGACAGCTTACTGAGCCCGAGGAAACAAAGGAAGCGATTCAGCATATTCTCAGAGCAAAGAAATCAGGGAAAACTGTTCGTCTTTCTTTTATCGGAGAATCAGCTGAACAACCGCTGATCGCTCACATGATTCGTAATTTCCAAGTTGAAGTAAACATTCTCCAAGGAAAGATAACGCAAACTCAGGAAGGCTCATACGGAACACTATTTATCCATATTGATGGAGATGCGGCTGAAGTGAATCAAGTCATTGAGTACATCAAGACAAGACAGGTAGAAGCAGAGGTGATTTCAAATGTTTGA
- a CDS encoding thioredoxin family protein, whose translation MKELQEKEVMNINDPTYLVYLYTPLCGTCKVGGKMLEVVEEMLPSIPFYKINLNFSPRLAKQWKVESVPCYILLSGNDIVNMEYTFQSVSHLYDTIKQKAAL comes from the coding sequence ATGAAAGAGCTTCAGGAAAAAGAAGTGATGAATATTAATGATCCAACATATCTTGTGTATCTCTATACTCCGCTTTGCGGAACATGCAAGGTTGGAGGCAAAATGTTAGAGGTTGTGGAGGAAATGCTCCCATCTATCCCCTTTTATAAGATCAATCTTAATTTTTCACCCCGTTTAGCTAAACAATGGAAGGTGGAAAGTGTTCCTTGCTATATTCTCCTGTCTGGAAACGACATTGTAAACATGGAATATACTTTTCAATCTGTTTCCCATTTATACGATACGATTAAACAAAAAGCCGCTCTATAA
- a CDS encoding toprim domain-containing protein, with translation MEKVIIVEGKTDKMKVKEVVMDPVDIVCTNGTISITRLDELVEELYEKDVYILVDSDESGDKLRKQLKREFPAAIHLYVDKTYREVATAPSHHLAVILQNANIDVKVKYL, from the coding sequence ATGGAAAAAGTCATTATAGTTGAAGGAAAAACTGACAAAATGAAAGTGAAAGAAGTTGTAATGGATCCGGTAGACATTGTTTGTACCAATGGAACAATCAGCATAACCCGGCTTGATGAGCTAGTCGAAGAACTTTATGAAAAAGATGTCTATATTTTAGTAGATTCAGATGAATCAGGTGATAAGCTTAGAAAGCAGCTGAAAAGAGAGTTTCCTGCGGCGATTCATTTATACGTGGATAAAACGTATCGAGAGGTTGCAACTGCACCTAGTCATCATTTAGCCGTAATTCTTCAGAATGCTAATATAGATGTAAAGGTAAAATATCTATAA
- the gcvH gene encoding glycine cleavage system protein GcvH translates to MSTPNELRYSEEHEWVKTEDGNVRIGITDFAQSELGDIVFVELPSVGDEIKADEPFGSVESVKTVSELYAPINGKVLEVNEDLEDNPEFVNESPYEKAWMIVVEPQDISEIDNLMTSEQYDEMIKED, encoded by the coding sequence ATGAGTACACCGAATGAATTGCGTTATTCTGAAGAACATGAGTGGGTAAAAACTGAAGATGGCAATGTAAGAATTGGAATTACTGATTTTGCCCAATCAGAGCTGGGAGACATCGTGTTTGTCGAGCTGCCGTCAGTTGGAGATGAAATCAAAGCGGACGAGCCTTTTGGAAGCGTAGAGTCTGTTAAAACCGTTTCCGAGCTATACGCACCCATTAATGGGAAAGTTCTAGAAGTAAATGAAGATTTAGAAGATAATCCTGAATTTGTAAATGAGTCTCCGTACGAAAAAGCGTGGATGATCGTAGTTGAACCACAAGACATCTCCGAAATTGACAACCTTATGACTTCTGAACAATACGATGAAATGATAAAGGAAGACTAA
- a CDS encoding arsenate reductase family protein has product MSLTFYWYPKCGTCRKAKKWLESHEIELNDIHIAETPPDKEELKKLYQTSGLDLKKFFNTSGQKYRQLQLKDKVKEMTEDEMLELLSSDGMLIKRPLTTDGKKTTVGFKEEEFQKYWL; this is encoded by the coding sequence ATGTCATTGACTTTTTATTGGTACCCGAAATGCGGAACGTGCAGAAAGGCAAAAAAGTGGCTGGAAAGCCATGAAATAGAGCTTAACGATATACATATTGCAGAAACTCCGCCGGATAAAGAGGAACTAAAAAAGCTTTATCAAACGAGCGGACTGGACTTGAAAAAGTTTTTTAATACAAGCGGCCAAAAGTACCGGCAGCTCCAACTGAAGGATAAAGTTAAAGAAATGACAGAGGATGAAATGCTCGAGCTTCTCTCATCAGATGGCATGCTTATTAAACGTCCGTTAACAACAGACGGAAAAAAAACAACAGTTGGATTTAAAGAAGAAGAGTTTCAAAAGTACTGGCTATAA
- a CDS encoding acyl-CoA dehydrogenase family protein: MGETIKKVPKGGSFLIEDVSYKQIFTPEDITEEHQMIAKTTEDFIEKDVLPYIDEIEEQNFSQSVRLLKKAGELGLLGADVPEEFGGLGLDKISSALITEKFSTAGSFSLSHGAHVGIGTLPIVFFGTAKQKENYLPDLASGEKIAAYALTEPGSGSDALGAKTTAVLNQAGTHYILNGEKQWITNSGFADVFIVYAKIDGDQFSAFIVEKTFPGVSTGTEEKKMGIKGSSTRTLILDNSEVPKENLLGEAGKGHLIAFNILNIGRYKLAIGTIGASKRVIELSARYANQRRQFQKPLSSFSLIGEKAATMASKLYAMESSVYRTVGLFEEKLGALSEEDQKDGIKIADAIAEYAIECSLNKVSGSETLDYIVDEGVQIHGGYGFMQEYEVERRYRDSRINRIFEGTNEINRLIVPGTFLKKAMKGELPLFQKARELKDELMMLMPEEPGSEPLNLQKHLLKNAKKIALMTAGLAAERYGKEIEKEQEVLVNLADIVGHVYSIESAILRTEKSLAEKGEEKSRQKLLYTEIFTQEAFNEIEAHAKETILAVESGDSLRMTLSALRKLTRHTPLNIIVKKREAAKMIFAEERFVV, translated from the coding sequence GTGGGAGAGACTATCAAAAAAGTACCAAAAGGCGGAAGCTTCTTAATTGAAGACGTTTCGTATAAGCAAATATTTACGCCGGAGGATATCACAGAAGAGCATCAGATGATTGCAAAAACAACCGAAGACTTTATTGAAAAAGATGTTTTGCCTTACATTGACGAAATCGAAGAACAAAACTTCAGCCAATCTGTTCGCTTGTTGAAAAAGGCGGGTGAATTAGGATTGCTGGGTGCTGACGTACCGGAAGAATTCGGAGGGCTAGGGCTTGACAAAATAAGCTCTGCTCTAATTACAGAGAAATTTTCCACGGCAGGAAGCTTTTCTCTTTCTCACGGGGCTCATGTCGGAATTGGTACTCTCCCAATTGTCTTTTTTGGGACAGCGAAGCAAAAAGAAAACTATCTTCCAGACCTTGCAAGCGGTGAAAAAATTGCCGCTTATGCCTTGACTGAACCGGGATCGGGATCAGATGCCCTTGGAGCAAAAACGACAGCGGTATTAAACCAAGCGGGTACCCATTATATATTAAATGGCGAGAAGCAGTGGATTACAAATTCCGGATTTGCAGATGTATTTATCGTTTATGCGAAAATAGACGGTGATCAATTTTCCGCATTTATCGTTGAGAAGACCTTTCCCGGAGTATCTACAGGAACTGAAGAAAAGAAAATGGGGATTAAAGGATCATCGACGAGAACACTGATTCTAGACAACTCCGAGGTCCCGAAAGAAAATCTTCTGGGCGAAGCAGGAAAGGGTCATCTTATCGCATTTAATATATTAAACATCGGCCGTTATAAGCTGGCAATCGGGACCATTGGAGCATCTAAACGAGTGATCGAACTGTCTGCAAGATATGCGAATCAACGGCGCCAATTCCAAAAACCGCTTTCTTCGTTTAGTTTAATTGGTGAAAAAGCAGCTACAATGGCTTCCAAGCTTTACGCGATGGAAAGTTCCGTCTATCGTACGGTTGGGCTTTTTGAAGAAAAATTGGGAGCTCTGTCCGAAGAAGACCAAAAAGATGGTATTAAAATAGCTGACGCAATCGCCGAATATGCGATTGAATGCTCGTTAAACAAGGTGTCGGGCTCAGAAACCTTGGATTATATTGTGGATGAAGGTGTTCAGATTCATGGCGGATACGGATTTATGCAGGAATATGAAGTAGAGAGGAGATACCGTGACTCCAGGATTAACAGAATCTTTGAAGGAACGAATGAAATCAATCGTCTGATCGTACCGGGAACCTTTTTGAAAAAAGCGATGAAGGGAGAACTGCCGCTATTTCAAAAAGCACGGGAGCTTAAGGATGAGTTAATGATGCTGATGCCCGAAGAGCCGGGCAGCGAACCGCTTAATTTGCAAAAGCATTTGTTGAAAAATGCTAAAAAAATCGCGCTCATGACTGCCGGACTCGCTGCAGAGAGATATGGGAAAGAGATTGAAAAAGAACAGGAGGTACTTGTGAATCTTGCTGACATTGTTGGACACGTCTATTCAATTGAATCAGCCATTCTAAGAACAGAAAAATCATTGGCAGAAAAAGGCGAGGAAAAAAGCAGGCAGAAGCTCCTTTACACGGAAATCTTTACTCAGGAAGCATTTAATGAAATAGAAGCACATGCAAAAGAAACAATACTTGCTGTAGAATCCGGTGATTCCCTTCGCATGACGCTCTCTGCATTAAGAAAGCTTACGCGCCATACTCCCCTAAATATCATAGTCAAGAAAAGAGAAGCAGCAAAAATGATTTTTGCTGAGGAAAGATTCGTCGTTTGA
- a CDS encoding acetyl-CoA C-acetyltransferase, whose amino-acid sequence MKEAVIVTGARTPVGKAKKGTLKTVRPDDLGALTVKETLKRAGNYEGTIDDLIMGCATPEAEQGLNMARNIGALAGLPHTVPAITINRYCSSGLQAIAYGAEKIMLGAADTILAGGAESMSMVPMMGHISRPNPILAERTPEYYMGMGHTAEQVAAAYNVSREAQDEFAVRSHKRAAQAVNAGKFKEEIVPVEVNRKEVGEDHKLQETKFIIENDEGVRKDTNLKVLGTLKPAFSINGSVTAGNSSQTSDGAACVLLMDKDKATALGFAPMVKFRSFAVSGVPPELMGIGPVEAIPRALKIAGLDLSDIGLFELNEAFASQAVSVIRELRLDEDKVNVNGGAIALGHPLGCTGAKLTLTLMHEMKRRNVQFGVVTMCIGGGMGAAGVFELL is encoded by the coding sequence ATGAAGGAGGCAGTTATTGTCACAGGTGCGAGGACGCCGGTAGGAAAAGCGAAAAAAGGAACATTAAAAACGGTCCGTCCAGACGATCTTGGGGCGTTAACGGTAAAAGAAACATTGAAGAGAGCAGGGAATTATGAGGGGACGATCGATGACCTTATTATGGGCTGTGCCACGCCTGAAGCAGAACAGGGATTAAATATGGCGAGAAACATCGGGGCTTTGGCAGGACTTCCGCATACAGTACCTGCTATTACTATCAACCGCTACTGTTCTTCCGGTTTGCAGGCGATCGCCTATGGGGCAGAAAAAATCATGCTTGGCGCGGCAGACACGATTCTTGCAGGAGGAGCCGAATCGATGAGCATGGTTCCGATGATGGGGCATATATCTAGGCCGAACCCGATCCTTGCAGAAAGAACTCCTGAATATTATATGGGTATGGGCCATACGGCAGAGCAGGTGGCTGCTGCATATAATGTGTCGAGAGAAGCGCAGGATGAGTTTGCCGTTCGCAGTCATAAAAGAGCAGCGCAGGCAGTTAACGCAGGAAAATTCAAAGAAGAAATTGTTCCGGTTGAAGTAAATCGAAAAGAAGTTGGTGAAGACCATAAGCTGCAGGAAACGAAGTTTATCATCGAAAATGATGAAGGTGTAAGGAAAGACACGAATCTGAAGGTTCTCGGGACATTGAAACCGGCGTTTTCAATAAATGGATCAGTTACGGCGGGGAATTCGTCTCAAACGAGTGACGGTGCTGCGTGCGTTCTTTTAATGGATAAAGACAAAGCAACTGCTCTCGGTTTTGCTCCGATGGTAAAATTTCGTTCCTTTGCTGTTAGCGGAGTACCGCCGGAGCTGATGGGGATCGGACCTGTAGAAGCGATTCCGCGGGCACTAAAGATTGCAGGACTAGATTTAAGTGATATTGGACTTTTTGAACTAAACGAAGCTTTTGCTTCCCAAGCGGTCAGTGTCATTAGAGAGCTCCGGTTAGATGAGGATAAAGTCAACGTAAATGGCGGAGCAATAGCGCTCGGGCATCCTCTTGGATGTACTGGAGCAAAGCTGACACTTACGCTGATGCATGAAATGAAAAGAAGAAACGTACAATTTGGGGTTGTAACAATGTGTATCGGAGGCGGCATGGGGGCAGCCGGAGTGTTTGAATTACTTTAA